Proteins encoded within one genomic window of Chroicocephalus ridibundus chromosome 7, bChrRid1.1, whole genome shotgun sequence:
- the PJVK gene encoding pejvakin isoform X1, with protein MFAAATKNFVKQVGDGGRLVPVPSLSEADKYQPLSLVIKKRKCLLSKKSKFASTPFTLKDILQGEKEISAGVSSYQLLNYEDKSDVSLNGRRGNQIMNDVGFDVAGSDSVAFKASFGIVTKHEVEVPTLLKELTARKINFDHCLVHQSRKSRMEILCVVMESIRTTRQCSLTVHTGMRGETMRFHIIEDQNSKGRDKAIVFPAHTTIAFSVFELYIHLDGNFELCVTPISKGGFEKEKSGSSSLTKLRRLKSNLFHRNKRAVAIVANSDAYLEDLFTDYYEKAASMTDLSTSYLREGSHIRINLLNNNIPKGPCVLCGMGSAKRETVYGCLECSFNGQKYVRLHAVPCFDLWHKRVK; from the exons ATGTTCGCTGCTGCAACCAAAAACTTTGTTAAACAGGTCGGTGATGGAGGAAGACTAGTTCCAGTGCCTAGTCTCAGTGAAGCTGATAAATACCAACCTCTAAGCCTTgtgattaagaaaagaaaatgtttgctgtcaaaaaaatctaaatttgctTCAACACCTTTCACGTTAAAAGACATTCTTcaaggggagaaagaaatttCTGCAG GTGTCTCGTCTTACCAGTTGCTCAACTATGAAGACAAATCAGATGTTTCACTTAATGGTAGAAGAGGAAATCAGATAATGAACGATGTTGGTTTTGATGTTGCTGGATCAGATTCTGTTGCCTTTAAAGCTTCATTTGGCATAGTGACCAAACATGAGGTTGAAGTACCAACATTGCTGAAAGAACTTACTGCAAG gaaaataaacttTGACCATTGTCTAGTCCATCAATCAAGAAAAAGTAGGATGGAAATTCTCTGCGTGGTCATGGAAAGTATTAGAACTACAAGGCAGTGCTCGTTAACTGTCCATACTGGAATGCGTGGAGAGACAATGAGG TTTCACATTATTGAAGATCAGAATTCAAAAGGACGTGACAAAGCCATCGTTTTTCCTGCACATACAACTATTGCTTTTAGTGTATTTGAACTTTATATTCATTTGGATGGTAATTTCG AACTCTGTGTGACTCCAATTTCAAAAGGAGGatttgaaaaagagaaatcaggATCATCTTCGCTGACCAAATTAAGGAGGTTAAAGAGTAATCTGTTTCATCGAA ATAAAAGAGCAGTGGCTATCGTTGCTAACTCTGATGCTTACTTGGAGGACCTTTTTACGGATTATTATGAAAAAGCTGCGAGCATGACTGATCTCTCTACAAGCTATCTCAGAGAAGGGTCTCATATCCGAATTAATTTACTTAATAACAACATCCCCAAAGGCCCCTGTGTCCTTTGTGGAATGGGAAGCGCTAAAAGGGAGACAGTCTACGGGTGCCTGGAGTGCTCTTTTAACGGACAGAAGTACGTACGATTGCATGCTGTGCCCTGTTTTGACCTCTGGCATAAGAGAGTAAAATAA
- the FKBP7 gene encoding peptidyl-prolyl cis-trans isomerase FKBP7 isoform X1, translating to MGRGLTLLLLPLALLAAPAQAEGGRAAEEEVKIEVLHLPEACSPKSKKGDLLNAHYDGFLASDGSKFYCSRTQNEGHPKWFVLGVGQVIKGLDIAMMNMCPGEKRKVIIPPSLAYGQQGYAQGKIPPNATLIFEIELYAVNKGPRSVEAFNQIDKDSDKKLSELEISQYLKEEFARDGKKRHPSVHDEILADIFKKNDHDGDGFISAKEYNVYQHDEL from the exons ATGGGCCGCGGGCTgaccctgctcctcctgcccctggccctgctggcagccCCGGCGCAGGCCGAAGGCGGCAGGGCGGCGGAGGAAGAGGTTAAAATCGAGGTGCTGCACCTCCCCGAGGCGTGCAGCCCGAAGAGCAAGAAGGGGGATCTGCTGAACGCACACTACGACGGGTTCCTGGCCAGCGACGGATCCAAGTTTTACTGCAG TCGGACGCAAAATGAAGGTCATCCAAAATGGTTCGTTCTGGGTGTTGGACAAGTCATAAAAGGGCTAGATATTGCTATGATGAATATGTGTCCTGGAGAAAAACGGAAAGTGATCATTCCTCCGTCATTAGCATATGGACAGCAAGGATACg CACAGGGTAAGATTCCACCCAATGCAACATTGATTTTTGAGATTGAACTTTATGCAGTAAATAAGGGACCTCGCAGCGTTGAAGCATTTAATCAAATAGACAAGGACAGTGACAAGAAACTCTCTGAACTTGAG atAAGCCAGTATTTGAAAGAAGAATTTGCAAGAGATGGCAAAAAACGTCATCCCTCAGTCCATGATGAAATCTTAGCTGATATATTTAAGAAGAATGACCACGATGGAGACGGTTTCATATCAGCAAAGGAGTACAATGTCTACCAGCATGATGAACTCTAA
- the PLEKHA3 gene encoding pleckstrin homology domain-containing family A member 3 isoform X1 — translation MEGVLYKWTNYLAGWQPRWFVLDNGILSYYDSQDDVCKGSKGSIKMAVCEIKVHATDNTRMELIIPGEQHFYMKAVNAAERQRWLVALGSAKACLADTRTKKEKEISETNESLKTKMSELRLYCDLLMQQVHTIQEFVHHDETRSPPSIENMNEASSLLSATCNTFITTLEECVKIANAKFKPEMFQLPHPDPLVSPVSPSPVQMMKRSISHPGPCYSERNNHSVKEPVSSLHRFSQRRRRTYSDTESYSDTPLEDSQRSAHCSRSAVNGDLVSSTIPEENRSVSKEGSELEETFSSLSS, via the exons ATGGAGGGGGTCCTGTACAAGTGGACCAACTACCTGGCGG GTTGGCAGCCTCGGTGGTTTGTTTTAGACAATGGGATATTGTCATACTATGATTCACAGGATGATGTttgcaaaggcagcaaaggaaGTATAAAGATGGCTGTGTGTGAAATAAAAG TTCATGCAACAGACAACACAAGAATGGAGCTGATCATCCCGGGGGAACAGCATTTCTATATGAAAGCAGTTAATGCAGCTGAAAGGCAAAGGTGGCTGGTAGCACTGGGGAGTGCAAAAGCCTGTTTAGCGGAtaccagaacaaaaaaagaaaaag AAATAAGTGAGACCAATGAAtctctcaaaaccaaaatgtcCGAACTTCGTCTCTACTGTGATCTTTTAATGCAGCAAGTTCATACAATACAAGAATTTGTTCACCATGATGAGACTCGCTCTCCTCCCAGCATTGAG aacatgAATGAAGCCTCTTCCTTGCTTAGTGCCACATGTAATACGTTTATCACAACACTTGAAGAATGTGTGAAGATTGCTAATGCCAAGTTTAAGCCAGAAATGTTCCAGCTGCCTCACCCTGATCCCTTAGTTTCTCCTGTGTCACCATCACCTGTCCAAATG atgaAACGTTCCATTAGCCACCCTGGTCCTTGCTATTCAGAAAG GAATAATCACTCTGTAAAAGAACCAGTTTCATCCCTTCACCGATTTTCACAGCGGCGCAGAAGAACATACTCGGATACAGAATCTTACAGTGATACTCCCCTTGAAGATTCTCAGA GATCTGCTCACTGTTCTAGAAGTGCTGTCAATGGGGATCTGGTATCATCAACCATTCCTGAAGAAAATAGATCAGTATCGAAGGAAGGATCTGAACTGGAAGAGACATTTTCATCCCTTTCTTCCTGA
- the PLEKHA3 gene encoding pleckstrin homology domain-containing family A member 3 isoform X2 — translation MAGACSVGMAIGWQPRWFVLDNGILSYYDSQDDVCKGSKGSIKMAVCEIKVHATDNTRMELIIPGEQHFYMKAVNAAERQRWLVALGSAKACLADTRTKKEKEISETNESLKTKMSELRLYCDLLMQQVHTIQEFVHHDETRSPPSIENMNEASSLLSATCNTFITTLEECVKIANAKFKPEMFQLPHPDPLVSPVSPSPVQMMKRSISHPGPCYSERNNHSVKEPVSSLHRFSQRRRRTYSDTESYSDTPLEDSQRSAHCSRSAVNGDLVSSTIPEENRSVSKEGSELEETFSSLSS, via the exons ATGGCTGGAGCTTGCTCTGTTGGAATGGCAATTG GTTGGCAGCCTCGGTGGTTTGTTTTAGACAATGGGATATTGTCATACTATGATTCACAGGATGATGTttgcaaaggcagcaaaggaaGTATAAAGATGGCTGTGTGTGAAATAAAAG TTCATGCAACAGACAACACAAGAATGGAGCTGATCATCCCGGGGGAACAGCATTTCTATATGAAAGCAGTTAATGCAGCTGAAAGGCAAAGGTGGCTGGTAGCACTGGGGAGTGCAAAAGCCTGTTTAGCGGAtaccagaacaaaaaaagaaaaag AAATAAGTGAGACCAATGAAtctctcaaaaccaaaatgtcCGAACTTCGTCTCTACTGTGATCTTTTAATGCAGCAAGTTCATACAATACAAGAATTTGTTCACCATGATGAGACTCGCTCTCCTCCCAGCATTGAG aacatgAATGAAGCCTCTTCCTTGCTTAGTGCCACATGTAATACGTTTATCACAACACTTGAAGAATGTGTGAAGATTGCTAATGCCAAGTTTAAGCCAGAAATGTTCCAGCTGCCTCACCCTGATCCCTTAGTTTCTCCTGTGTCACCATCACCTGTCCAAATG atgaAACGTTCCATTAGCCACCCTGGTCCTTGCTATTCAGAAAG GAATAATCACTCTGTAAAAGAACCAGTTTCATCCCTTCACCGATTTTCACAGCGGCGCAGAAGAACATACTCGGATACAGAATCTTACAGTGATACTCCCCTTGAAGATTCTCAGA GATCTGCTCACTGTTCTAGAAGTGCTGTCAATGGGGATCTGGTATCATCAACCATTCCTGAAGAAAATAGATCAGTATCGAAGGAAGGATCTGAACTGGAAGAGACATTTTCATCCCTTTCTTCCTGA
- the FKBP7 gene encoding peptidyl-prolyl cis-trans isomerase FKBP7 isoform X2, with the protein MLPALLLLQTSCSGTLFLACSIYDQENRMFFRTQNEGHPKWFVLGVGQVIKGLDIAMMNMCPGEKRKVIIPPSLAYGQQGYAQGKIPPNATLIFEIELYAVNKGPRSVEAFNQIDKDSDKKLSELEISQYLKEEFARDGKKRHPSVHDEILADIFKKNDHDGDGFISAKEYNVYQHDEL; encoded by the exons ATGCTCCCAGCGCTCCTCCTCTTGCAGACTTCCTGCAGCGGCACCTTGTTTCTGGCATGCAGTATATATGATCAGGAAAATCGGATGTTTTT TCGGACGCAAAATGAAGGTCATCCAAAATGGTTCGTTCTGGGTGTTGGACAAGTCATAAAAGGGCTAGATATTGCTATGATGAATATGTGTCCTGGAGAAAAACGGAAAGTGATCATTCCTCCGTCATTAGCATATGGACAGCAAGGATACg CACAGGGTAAGATTCCACCCAATGCAACATTGATTTTTGAGATTGAACTTTATGCAGTAAATAAGGGACCTCGCAGCGTTGAAGCATTTAATCAAATAGACAAGGACAGTGACAAGAAACTCTCTGAACTTGAG atAAGCCAGTATTTGAAAGAAGAATTTGCAAGAGATGGCAAAAAACGTCATCCCTCAGTCCATGATGAAATCTTAGCTGATATATTTAAGAAGAATGACCACGATGGAGACGGTTTCATATCAGCAAAGGAGTACAATGTCTACCAGCATGATGAACTCTAA
- the PJVK gene encoding pejvakin isoform X2: MNQQMRLLPVGDGGRLVPVPSLSEADKYQPLSLVIKKRKCLLSKKSKFASTPFTLKDILQGEKEISAGVSSYQLLNYEDKSDVSLNGRRGNQIMNDVGFDVAGSDSVAFKASFGIVTKHEVEVPTLLKELTARKINFDHCLVHQSRKSRMEILCVVMESIRTTRQCSLTVHTGMRGETMRFHIIEDQNSKGRDKAIVFPAHTTIAFSVFELYIHLDGNFELCVTPISKGGFEKEKSGSSSLTKLRRLKSNLFHRNKRAVAIVANSDAYLEDLFTDYYEKAASMTDLSTSYLREGSHIRINLLNNNIPKGPCVLCGMGSAKRETVYGCLECSFNGQKYVRLHAVPCFDLWHKRVK; encoded by the exons ATGAATCAGCAAATGCGGCTTCTGCCA GTCGGTGATGGAGGAAGACTAGTTCCAGTGCCTAGTCTCAGTGAAGCTGATAAATACCAACCTCTAAGCCTTgtgattaagaaaagaaaatgtttgctgtcaaaaaaatctaaatttgctTCAACACCTTTCACGTTAAAAGACATTCTTcaaggggagaaagaaatttCTGCAG GTGTCTCGTCTTACCAGTTGCTCAACTATGAAGACAAATCAGATGTTTCACTTAATGGTAGAAGAGGAAATCAGATAATGAACGATGTTGGTTTTGATGTTGCTGGATCAGATTCTGTTGCCTTTAAAGCTTCATTTGGCATAGTGACCAAACATGAGGTTGAAGTACCAACATTGCTGAAAGAACTTACTGCAAG gaaaataaacttTGACCATTGTCTAGTCCATCAATCAAGAAAAAGTAGGATGGAAATTCTCTGCGTGGTCATGGAAAGTATTAGAACTACAAGGCAGTGCTCGTTAACTGTCCATACTGGAATGCGTGGAGAGACAATGAGG TTTCACATTATTGAAGATCAGAATTCAAAAGGACGTGACAAAGCCATCGTTTTTCCTGCACATACAACTATTGCTTTTAGTGTATTTGAACTTTATATTCATTTGGATGGTAATTTCG AACTCTGTGTGACTCCAATTTCAAAAGGAGGatttgaaaaagagaaatcaggATCATCTTCGCTGACCAAATTAAGGAGGTTAAAGAGTAATCTGTTTCATCGAA ATAAAAGAGCAGTGGCTATCGTTGCTAACTCTGATGCTTACTTGGAGGACCTTTTTACGGATTATTATGAAAAAGCTGCGAGCATGACTGATCTCTCTACAAGCTATCTCAGAGAAGGGTCTCATATCCGAATTAATTTACTTAATAACAACATCCCCAAAGGCCCCTGTGTCCTTTGTGGAATGGGAAGCGCTAAAAGGGAGACAGTCTACGGGTGCCTGGAGTGCTCTTTTAACGGACAGAAGTACGTACGATTGCATGCTGTGCCCTGTTTTGACCTCTGGCATAAGAGAGTAAAATAA